In a genomic window of Physeter macrocephalus isolate SW-GA chromosome 14, ASM283717v5, whole genome shotgun sequence:
- the LOC102975105 gene encoding transcription factor SOX-9: MNLLDPFMKMTDEQEKGLSGAPSPSMSEDSAGSPCPSGSGSDTENTRPQENTFPKGEPDLKKESEEDKFPVCIREAVSQVLKGYDWTLVPMPVRVNGSSKNKPHVKRPMNAFMVWAQAARRKLADQYPHLHNAELSKTLGKLWRLLNESEKRPFVEEAERLRVQHKKDHPDYKYQPRRRKSVKNGQAEAEEATEQTHISPNAIFKALQADSPHSSSGMSEVHSPGEHSGQSQGPPTPPTTPKTDVQPGKADLKREGRPLPEGGRQPPIDFRDVDIGELSSDVISNIETFDVNEFDQYLPPNGHPGVPATHGQVTYTGSYGISSTAATPAGAGHVWMSKQQAPPPPPQAPPPAPPAPPQPPAQAPPQPPAQAHTLTTLSSEPGQAQRTHIKTEQLSPSHYSEQQQHSPQQIAYSPFSLPHYSPSYPPITRSQYDYTDHQNSGSYYSHAAGQGSGLYSTFTYMSPAQRPMYTPIADTSGVPSIPQTHSPQHWEQPVYTQLTRP; this comes from the exons ATGAATCTCCTGGACCCCTTCATGAAGATGACCGACGAGCAGGAGAAGGGCCTGTCCGGCGCCCCCAGCCCCTCCATGTCCGAGGACTCGGCGGGCTCGCCCTGCCCTTCGGGCTCCGGCTCCGACACCGAGAACACGCGGCCCCAGGAGAACACGTTCCCCAAGGGCGAGCCGGACCTGAAGAAGGAGAGCGAGGAGGACAAGTTCCCCGTGTGCATCCGCGAGGCCGTCAGCCAGGTGCTCAAGGGCTACGATTGGACGCTGGTACCCATGCCGGTGCGCGTCAACGGCTCGAGCAAGAACAAGCCGCACGTCAAGCGGCCCATGAACGCCTTCATGGTGTGGGCGCAGGCGGCGCGCAGGAAGCTCGCCGACCAGTACCCACACCTGCACAACGCCGAGCTCAGCAAGACGCTGGGCAAGCTCTGGAG actgCTGAATGAGAGCGAGAAGCGGCCCTTCGTGGAGGAGGCGGAGCGGCTGCGCGTGCAGCACAAGAAGGACCACCCGGATTACAAGTACCAGCCGCGGCGGAGGAAGTCGGTGAAGAACGGCCAGGCGGAGGCCGAGGAGGCCACGGAGCAGACGCACATCTCCCCCAACGCCATCTTCAAGGCGCTGCAGGCCGACTCGCCGCACTCCTCCTCCGGCATGAGCGAGGTCCACTCCCCCGGCGAGCACTCCG GGCAATCGCAGGGTCCACCGACGccacccaccacccccaaaaCCGACGTGCAGCCGGGCAAGGCTGACCTGAAGCGAGAGGGGCGCCCGCTGCCAGAGGGGGGCAGACAGCCCCCCATCGACTTCCGCGACGTGGACATCGGCGAGCTGAGCAGCGACGTCATCTCCAACATCGAGACCTTCGACGTGAACGAGTTCGACCAGTACCTGCCGCCCAATGGCCACCCGGGGGTGCCGGCCACGCACGGCCAGGTCACCTACACGGGCAGCTACGGCATCAGCAGCACGGCCGCCACCCCGGCGGGCGCTGGCCACGTGTGGATGTCCAAGCAgcaggcgccgccgccgcccccgcaggcgcccccgccagccccgccgGCGCCCCCGCAGCCGCCCGCGCAGGCGCCCCCGCAGCCGCCCGCGCAGGCGCACACGCTGACCACGCTGAGCAGCGAGCCGGGCCAGGCCCAGCGAACGCACATCAAGACGGAGCAGCTGAGTCCCAGCCACTACAGCGAGCAGCAACAACATTCGCCTCAGCAGATCGCCTACAGCCCCTTCAGCCTCCCGCACTACAGCCCGTCCTACCCGCCCATCACGCGCTCGCAGTACGACTACACTGACCACCAGAACTCCGGCTCCTACTACAGCCACGCGGCGGGCCAGGGCTCCGGCCTCTACTCCACCTTCACCTACATGAGCCCGGCTCAGCGGCCCATGTACACCCCCATCGCCGACACCTCCGGGGTCCCTTCCATCCCGCAGACCCACAGCCCCCAGCACTGGGAACAGCCCGTCTACACACAGCTCACCAGACCTTGA